The following proteins are co-located in the Neodiprion virginianus isolate iyNeoVirg1 chromosome 6, iyNeoVirg1.1, whole genome shotgun sequence genome:
- the LOC124307316 gene encoding uncharacterized protein LOC124307316 codes for MAGAPSHFSKAALVFLVIFLRAKCGFHDEDMVERLDVMLKDVKTQRYSRDTDDSLKIWQEYEFGSGAGNREELIVANITIEEDPILSTIGVTGWQYSAGVRDGILASSGGSSLWLCFHSNKDGRVHHRAVLTVTGTILTFKVIALLEPVAHQEQIFAIICIEAGAETEILWYKYGDEKFERVSSLVVSRRVERLEFFQHNRRNKLLLLTEQMSYNNADYSSLEIYGFKFVGGLLDLWLCQRIWMPKVSRFEICSVYEETFLSVHSANTISFYEFKESETKEGLFKPTQNITSNGFRNSVCFENGYTEYLIISGPEPALFTFMENEFLFDVEMEKLLGDLGETLWAQCLPVRTYREECLLLVQLKNLTVVGFSWQGTKFQITHLPPINIDDFQLSKITPIPKYGFLFENKLVRVDTMLSDLPRPVLDEMEKILQLKNSLEETFMKQEFILDETTKRYEKSYHKNPVITGFWNLSKVDTEAVTFSHEVIFESLKVGSKLFSKFDVASDLNIFDQRFRILEDKMEKMKIISETALRVDSPEVKLSKGFVLNGGMEVRGTLHVKKSTLKFINNFSIENIRNDFVKYDKKLVIKGRKSFPSIEATVLNIANINGVPRNKFIFDTKKTNYENVDFTDLNHLLVEGSLNFTSINGFLWYNLMKSVVWKNQPAIIPGLTVVYGEIIADTVSVATLNGLKYPAGYVLQNGTNKAEIIGRKTFGKLKVANLKGIKTINGIPYDDFVVLDKKQNLPHQITFKNLTIEENLQIDGRITGIKIDLEEHRLTLTDVNAITADTMFTNLHVKGNLIVEDLVNGKTLSDFDDIISKNDEYAVITGHKTFLGNVHIDTKLKVASKKYNGHLIDEFVTFSGEQEFPNLKKISTHVTFDKLKCKQLNDLENHLDGLAAMGGGDFSKCPKKKLIFKVPPILEDLSFRTMNGKISARDFSVKFSQTFQNVLFDDLEVDELFAGSVSPQILNNVKFAEFEARRMSVTKSQVLTGNHRINKLKVGLVKARRINGMSLTDLDKFRNDFEDLFDRIWNGKMAIDAFVVKGRVQAGKINGQSVAEIHSRNGPRNVYVDDGFYVKNLEVRGLVNGINLTSFILDSVFRNEKGVVLTGEKTFDFLDCQILQVPILNGVPVESILNSRLDQTLTGPVLVKGNVRVTDSFDSEGKVNDIFYRQLVERLAYLRNNHTFKLTGHFRFPDAAAVEHLRVNGLVQGLNFGDFIAATVNRDENFVEIAGTKVFTNSVKFAKNFTVLDEVNGLDLTPFNQKALFVDRDVHCGFDVIFENDIHLGGDLIVKEHLDTGTLANVDIEELESSAIFLNRPSYVQGVLTFTNVTFESSLTVGYLNGINLNDVISLKENQIISNRLSFVDVTVENLGITGTVNGHNINQIFTNTFMLSGDQTINGNLVLHGNVQIQTNFNAKCINNIDASQMATLDGDEKLTGTFQFLSPLILRRNLHVFGLVNDIDLAIWESEAVYTSFPKKQLVSGDWLLRGNVTFEKDVTGSGLLNGINVRILYDELEKRKLEIDSVVTGVKMDLKSTCQDLIPLQKYANNQVYRFKYFEYLQILEFDIAIETAHHFVAADGGEYLLINLENCFLNTFIYNGSGFTIVSSKRNFDNVGKWITLEYENQIYILTIGTGICGMSFGNLWKFEEDTLTHILDLGSINDAKKIGKHAFLVISKERLEKWSIEDLHRGLYGNSTSYFPADERMRFVPNTDRILLADQDHIREFHPLHLNHTSIWNHFRDSSILGLQAGVFRNEMFLYYDEGVSENNAFIFDGLSVKKIRQSIPTHNPKSFLVINFDGFVETFLTFVKNGRSLEIFEYRGIEGFVYRESLQMSIDKTFGFKLRKNPGLSKRNFVGAVHRNSLKILEAKMYGEKLDLEYLTCEDY; via the exons ATGGCCGGTGCACCATCCCACTTTAGTAAAGCTGCATTGGTTTTCCTTGTAATTTTCTTACGGGCAAAATGCGGCTTTCACGACGAAGATATGGTCGAAAGACTGGACGTCATGTTGAAGGATGTAAAGACTCAGAGATATTCTCGGGATACGGACGACAGTTTGAAAATATGGCAGGAATACGAGTTTGGAAGCGGTGCCGGGAATCGCGAAG AGCTAATCGTCGCGAACATAACAATCGAGGAGGACCCAATTCTGTCAACAATCGGCGTGACCGGCTGGCAGTATTCGGCCGGCGTTCGCGACGGAATCTTGGCCAGCAGCGGGGGGTCGAGTCTCTGGCTCTGTTTCCATAGCAACAAAGATGGCCGCGTCCATCATCGCGCTGTTTTGACAGTTACCGGCACTATTTTGACGTTCAAAGTGATCGCTTTGCTCGAGCCTGTCGCGCATCAGGAGCAAATTTTCGCCATAATTTGCATCGAGGCCGGCGCTGAAACGGAAATTCTGTGGTATAAATATGgagacgagaagtttgagcGAGTTTCATCCTTAGTCGTCTCCAGGCGCGTCGAGAGGTTAGAATTCTTTCAACACAACCGACGCAACAAACTCCTGCTGCTCACCGAACAGATGAGCTACAACAACGCCGACTATTCATCCCTCGAAATCTATGGATTCAAGTTCGTCGGCGGTCTTCTCGACTTGTG GCTTTGTCAAAGAATTTGGATGCCGAAAGTCTCGAGGTTTGAGATCTGCTCAGTCTACGAAGAGACTTTCCTCAGTGTTCATAGTGCGAACACGATCTCGTTTTACGAATTCAAAGAGAGCGAGACGAAGGAAGGACTGTTCAAACCTACGCAAAATATCACGTCAAATGGCTTCAGGAATTCGGTTTGCTTTGAAAACGGGTACACGGAGTATCTGATCATCTCCGGTCCGGAACCAGCCCTCTTTACTTTTATGGAAAACGAATTTCTGTTCGACGTGGAGATGGAAAAATTGCTTGGCG ACTTAGGTGAAACTTTGTGGGCCCAATGCTTGCCAGTCCGAACCTATAGAGAAGAATGCCTCCTTCTTGTGCAACTGAAGAACCTCACAGTCGTCGGGTTTTCTTGGCAGGGTACAAAATTCCAAATCACTCATCTTCCGCCAATAAATATCGACGATTTTCAACTATCAAAAATCACTCCGATACCGAAGTACGGATTTTTGTTTGAGAATAAATTGGTCAGAGTCGATACCATGTTGTCAGATTTGCCTCGACCCGTGCTCGATGAAATGGAGAAAATATTGCAGCTCAAGAATTCTCTGGAG GAAACATTTATGAAGCAGGAATTTATTTTAGACGAGACGACAAAAAGGTATGAGAAGAGTTACCATAAAAATCCGGTGATCACTGGGTTTTGGAATTTATCGAAAGTCGACACCGAGGCCGTGACGTTTTCGCACGAGGTCATCTTCGAGTCTCTTAAAGTCGGCTCAAAATTATTCTCTAAATTTGACGTAGCGTCAGACCTGAATATATTCGATCAGCGGTTCCGAATTTTGGAAGATAAAatggagaaaatgaaaatcatctCAGAGACAGCTCTGCGCGTAGATTCCCCGGAGGTTAAATTGAGCAAAGGTTTTGTTCTGAACGGTGGAATGGAAGTGCGGGGAACATTGCACGTGAAAAAATCGACCCTGAAGTTCATCAATAACTTTTCGATCGAGAATATACGCAATGACTTTGTTAAATATGACAAAAAATTGGTTATCAAAGGGCGTAAATCGTTCCCGTCAATCGAGGCAACCGTTTTAAATATTGCCAATATCAACGGGGTGCCgagaaacaaatttatattcgACACCAAAAAGACGAACTACGAAAATGTTGACTTTACCGACTTGAATCATTTGCTCGTTGAAGGTAGTCTCAATTTCACCAGCATTAACGGATTCTTGTGGTACAATTTGATGAAGAGTGTTGTGTGGAAAAATCAACCCGCAATTATACCAGGTCTGACGGTTGTTTATGGG GAAATCATTGCTGACACTGTTTCGGTGGCGACTTTAAACGGTCTCAAATATCCCGCAGGATATGTGCTGCAAAACGGTACGAATAAGGCGGAAATTATTGgccgaaaaacttttggtaaACTCAAGGTAGCGAATTTGAAGGGAATAAAAACGATCAATGGTATTCCGTACGATGATTTCGTTGTTTTGGACAAGAAGCAGAATTTACCCCACCAAATAACATTTAAGAATTTAACGATAGAGGAAAATTTGCag ATCGACGGACGTATAACCGGTATCAAGATAGATCTTGAAGAACATCGTTTGACGCTGACTGACGTTAATGCCATTACCGCCGATACGATGTTCACAAATTTGCACGTCAAGGGAAATTTGATCGTTGAGGATTTGGTAAACGGTAAGACCTTGTCCGACTTTGACGATATAATTTCGAAGAACGATGAGTACGCCGTGATTACCGGGCACAAGACGTTTTTGGGCAACGTTCATATCGACACTAAATTAAAAGTTGCATCAAAAAAGTACAACGGGCACCTCATCGACGAATTCGTCACATTTAGTGGCGAACAGGAATTTCCGA atttgaaaaaaatctcgacCCACGTAACCTTCGATAAACTGAAATGCAAGCAGTTGAACGACTTGGAGAATCACTTGGACGGACTCGCGGCGATGGGCGGCGGGGATTTTTCTAAATgtcctaaaaaaaaactgatattCAAAGTGCCCCCGATTCTGGAAGACCTAAGTTTTCGAACCATGAACGGCAAGATTTCAGCGCGGGATTTTTCCGTCAAGTTTTCGCAGACTTTTCAGAACGTGTTATTCGATGATCTAGAAGTGGACGAACTTTTCGCCGGCTCTGTGAGTCCGCAAATTCTAAACAACGTAAAGTTCGCCGAGTTTGAGGCGCGCCGGATGTCGGTTACGAAATCTCAGGTCCTTACCGGAAATCACAGGATAAATAAGCTGAAAGTTGGCTTGGTTAAGGCGCGACGGATAAACGGCATGTCTCTTACCGATCTCGACAAATTCCGTAACGATTTCGAGGACCTCTTTGACCGGATATGGAACGGGAAAATGGCGATCGACGCCTTCGTCGTCAAAGGACGGGTCCAGGCGGGCAAAATCAACGGCCAATCCGTAGCGGAAATTCACTCGCGGAACGGGCCGAGGAACGTTTATGTTGACGACGGTTTTTACGTCAAAAATTTGGAGGTTCGTGGTTTGGTGAACGGGATAAACCTGACCTCGTTTATTTTGGACTCGGTGTTCAGGAACGAAAAGGGCGTCGTTCTGACGGGTGAGAAGACTTTCGACTTTCTGGACTGCCAGATCCTCCAGGTCCCGATTCTGAACGGGGTTCCGGTGGAAAGTATCCTGAACTCGCGTCTGGACCAAACTTTGACCGGGCCGGTTTTGGTCAAGGGAAACGTTCGGGTCACCGATTCCTTCGACTCGGAGGGAAAAGTGAATGACATTTTCTATCGACAATTGGTCGAGAGGCTCGCCTATCTAAGGAATAATCACACCTTTAAACTTACCGGCCATTTCCGGTTTCCCGACGCCGCCGCGGTCGAACATCTCCGAGTCAACGGGCTCGTCCAGGGACTCAACTTTGGCGATTTTATCGCCGCGACCGTCAACcgagatgaaaatttcgtCGAAATTGCCGGTACGAAAGTATTCACCAATTCCGTAAAGTTCGCGAAAAACTTCACCGTCCTCGACGAAGTCAACGGTTTGGACCTGACACCATTCAATCAAAAGGCTCTGTTCGTCGACAGAGACGTTCACTGCGGTTTTgatgtaatttttgaaaacgataTACATCTCGGCGGCGATTTGATTGTGAAAGAACATTTGGACACCGGGACTCTGGCTAATGTTGATATCGAGGAACTCGAATCGAGCGCTATATTTTTGAACCGACCCTCCTATGTGCAAG gtGTCTTGACATTTACAAATGTGACTTTTGAGTCTAGTTTGACCGTTGGTTATTTGAATGGCATAAACTTGAATGACGTGAtttcgttgaaagaaaatcagATCATCTCAAATAGACTGTCCTTCGTTGATGTCACCGTCGAAAATTTGGGAATTACGGGAACGGTAAACGGGCACAACataaatcaaatatttaccaaTACCTTTATG TTATCCGGTGACCAAACAATTAACGGAAATTTAGTGCTACACGGAAATGTGCAGATACAAACGAACTTTAATGCGAAATGTATCAACAATATCGACGCATCACAAATGGCCACATTAGATGGCGATGAAAAACTTACTG GTACCTTCCAATTTTTGAGTCCGTTAATATTGAGAAGAAATTTACACGTTTTTGGACTTGTAAATGACATTGATCTTGCGATATGGGAAAGCGAAGCGGTTTACACCAGTTTTCCGAAAAAACAATTGGTCTCGGGTGATTGGCTCCTTCGGGGTAATGTCACTTTTGAAAAAGACGTCACAGGAAGCGGACTGTTGAACGGTATTAACGTCCGAATTTTGTACGACGAattggaaaaacgaaaattggaaattgacTCGGTAGTGACAGGTGTCAAG ATGGATTTAAAAAGTACTTGCCAGGATCTGATACCTTTACAAAAGTATGCCAATAACCAGGTATACAGATTTAAATACTTCGAGTATCTCCAAATCCTCGAATTCGATATCGCGATCGAAACTGCTCATCATTTCGTAGCTGCGGATGGCGGTGAATATCTGTTGATCAACTTggagaattgttttttgaaCACATTCATTTACAACGGATCTGGCTTTACTATCGTATCGAGCAAGCGGAATTTCGACAACGTCGGTAAATGGATCACCTTGGAGTACGAGAATCAGATTTATATCCTGACTATCGGAACCGGAATCTGTGGAATGAGTTTTGGAAACTTGTGGAAATTTGAGGAAGACACATTGACT CATATCTTGGATCTCGGAAGCATTAACGACGCCAAGAAGATCGGCAAACACGCATTCCTGGTTATCTCCAAGGAGAGATTGGAAAAGTGGTCGATCGAGGATTTGCATCGCGGCTTATACGGGAATTCGACTTCGTATTTCCCGGCCGATGAACGGATGCGGTTCGTTCCAAATACGGACAGAATATTGCTCGCCGATCAGGATCACATTCGCGAATTTCACCCCCTACATCTGAATCACACCAGCATCTGGAACCACTTTAGAGACAGTTCGATTTTGGGCTTGCAGGCAGGCGTTTTCCGAAATGAAATGTTCCTCTACTACGACGAAGGAGTCAGTGAAAATAACGCGTTC ATATTTGACGGTCtgtcagtaaaaaaaatacgccaGTCGATTCCAACTCACAATCCAAAATCATTTTTGGTAATAAATTTCGACGGTTTTGTCGAGACATTTTTAACCTTTGTTAAAAACGGTCGGAGTCTTGAGATTTTCGAGTACAGGG GAATCGAGGGCTTCGTTTACCGAGAAAGTCTGCAAATGTCAATCGATAAAACGTTTGGATTCAAACTGAGAAAAAATCCGGGTTTgtcgaaaagaaatttcgtCGGTGCTGTGCATAGAAATagcctgaaaatattagaggCTAAAATGTACGGTGAAAAATTGGATTTGGAATATCTAACTTGCGAGGATTATTAA
- the LOC124307337 gene encoding kinesin-like protein KIF6, which yields MVKNEIKVFARLRPELKRRNVVNYEIHRRPKKHVEEDYLVLWGAQKSINEFIDNRPESWNFAFHKIFDHAARQDEVFEDVAKPVIESVLNGYNATIFAYGQTGSGKTFSITGDSEGYEDRGILPRTIQHLFHTIQKNPENLYSVEIAYLEIYNENGYDLLDPKHEVVAKLEDLPRVTIQEDEAGRLHLKNLSFRVVENEKDALALLFLGDTKRAIAETPMNPQSSRSHCIFTIVVSVRQYGAEKYLKKAKMHLVDLAGSERVYKCCISGSILTEAKHINLSLHYLEQVIVCLGQQNVSHIPYRNSLLTAILRDSLGGNCLTTMLATLSISKTNLEETISTCRFSQRVALIKNDVNLVFERNAEDENKFLKMEVERLRKQLALLTDQPKNEELTPSEKQDLDYQVDKFLQSAFATIDWKNDERKIRYCLNILRSKLRSKNEEINCLTGDLRRRMSDPQILNGAEIHTLHKALQGEQSRLSDNLTLLKNLKSEVTELKSVSSSGQQEQSIVKTCSDAVENLLQDSDPTPRRDSKDLFAPVEALTLARSQPKNEDEETKKEIFEPSKPLRKAMSESGRAKRRMKVSDFLSNECLKLNEDVEKRKATIKTASEESDSVHVRKPGDEPEASRSSGLNSPTLTNSNRRIPMEGDNSGASSTGESSIRAEASLVMSSFLPSKFLQDLLRSVEDSEIHSEHQKREENFHDADILSRCRLPDGENSSWCEKSCSGLISTPEKRDETDLTEPAEEFQALTEIPNPDKALEEDDDFMKSLPLTGDQEIDKEIIAFYRAKRSGGTY from the exons ATGGTGAAAAATGAGATAAAAGTCTTTGCTCGACTGAGACCGGAATTAAAACGAAGAAACGTCGTG AATTACGAGATACATCGGCGGCCCAAAAAACATGTAGAAGAAGATTATCTGGTTTTATGGGGAGCCCAGAAATCCATTAACGAGTTCATTGACAATAGACCAGAGTCATGGAACTTTGC ATTCCATAAAATCTTTGATCACGCTGCCAGACAGGACGAAGTTTTCGAAGATGTTGCAAAGCCGGTAATTGAGAG CGTTCTGAACGGCTACAACGCAACTATTTTCGCTTATGGTCAG ACGGGCAGCGGTAAAACATTTTCCATAACAGGTGATTCGGAAGGATACGAGGATCGAGGCATCCTGCCAAGAACGATTCAACACCTTTTTCATACTATTCAAAAG AATCCGGAGAACCTCTACTCCGTAGAAATCGCATACCTCGAAATTTACAACGAGAATGGTTACGACCTGTTGGATCCGAAACACGAGGTCGTCGCGAAACTGGAAGACCTTCC TCGCGTGACGATTCAAGAAGACGAAGCCGGTAGACTCCACCTGAAGAATCTGAGCTTTCGAGTCGTCGAGAATGAGAAAGACGCGTTGGCACTTCTCTTTCTGGGGGATACGAAGAG AGCCATAGCAGAAACCCCGATGAATCCTCAGTCGTCGAGATCACACTGCATATTCACAATAGTCGTATCTGTGAGGCAATACGGTGCTGAAAAATACCTGAAGAAGGCTAAAATGCATCTCGTCGATCTCGCTGG ATCAGAACGCGTCTACAAATGCTGTATTTCCGGCAGCATATTGACAGAAGCAAAGCACATAAACCTGAGTTTACACTACCTGGAACAGGTAATCGTGTGTCTCGGCCAGCAGAACGTGAGCCATATACCTTACag AAATTCTCTTCTAACAGCCATCCTGAGGGATAGTCTCGGCGGCAACTGCCTGACGACGATGCTCGCGACCTTGAGCATCAGTAAAACTAATTTAGAG GAAACTATTTCTACGTGTAGATTTTCCCAAAGAGTCGCGCTAATTAAAAACGACGTGAACCTCGTCTTCGAGAGAAACGCAGAGGacgagaataaatttttaaaaatggaaGTGGAGAGGTTGAGGAAGCAATTAGCACTGCTTACCGATCAGCCG AAAAACGAGGAACTAACACCGAGCGAAAAGCAGGACCTCGATTATCAAGTGgacaaatttttgcaatctgCTTTCGCAACGATCGACTGGAAAAACGACGAAAGGAAGATAAGATATTGCCTGAACATTTTACGGAGTAAATTGAggtcaaaaaatgaagaaatcaATTGTTTAACAG GCGACCTTCGGAGGCGGATGAGTGACCCCCAGATCCTGAACGGAGCAGAGATTCACACGTTGCACAAAGCTCTGCAGGGCGAGCAATCCCGGCTCTCCGATAACCTGACTTTGCTCAAGAACCTAAAGTCCGAAGTGACCGAACTCAAGAGCGTCTCATCTTCGGGTCAGCAAGAGCAGTCAATCGTCAAAACGTGTTCAGATGCCGTGGAGAATCTCCTGCAGGACTCGGATCCGACACCTCGAAGAGATTCGAAAGATCTTTTCGCGCCCGTTGAGGCACTCACCTTGGCAAGGTCGCAGCCGAAGAACGAAGACGAGGAAACGAAGAAGGAGATCTTCGAGCCCTCGAAGCCGTTGAGGAAGGCGATGTCCGAATCCGGAAGAGCCAAACGCAGAATGAAAGTCTCAGATTTCCTGAGCAATGAGTGCCTGAAACTGAACGAGGATGTCGAGAAACGCAAGGCGACGATCAAAACGGCGAGCGAGGAGTCGGATTCCGTTCATGTTCGAAAGCCTGGCGATGAACCCGAGGCCTCAAGGTCATCGGGATTGAATTCGCCGACGTTGACGAACTCGAATCGCCGAATACCGATGGAAGGCGATAATTCTGGGGCGAGTTCAACCGGCGAAAGTTCGATTCGCGCTGAAGCTTCGCTCGTGATGTCGAGCTTTTTGCCCTCGAAGTTCCTCCAGGACTTGCTGCGGTCTGTCGAAGATTCCGAGATTCATTCCGAGCACCAAAAACGGGAGGAAAACTTTCATGATGCGGATATCCTGAGCCGTTGCCGGTTACCGGACGGTGAAAATTCATCGTGGTGCGAAAAAAGCTGTTCGGGGTTAATTTCGACCCCCGAAAAACGCGACGAGACAGATTTGACGGAGCCTGCGGAAGAGTTTCAGGCACTGACGGAAATCCCGAATCCGGATAAAGCTCTCGAGGAGGACGACGATTTTATGAAATCTTTACCGCTAACCGGGGACCAAGAAATCGATAAAGAAATCATCGCTTTTTACCGAGCAAAAAGATCCGGAGGGACTTATTGA